The following proteins are co-located in the Palaemon carinicauda isolate YSFRI2023 chromosome 30, ASM3689809v2, whole genome shotgun sequence genome:
- the LOC137623664 gene encoding uncharacterized protein, with product MDCLQQNEPVPKCSQIANLNPFLDEQGILRVGGRIVNSDLSLKEKKPIIVPGRHHIATLLVRHYHGKVRHKGRHFTDGVVRSAGFWIVGGKRLISSFIHKCVTRRKLRGKTECQIMSDLPEDRLEPSPPFTNVGVDAFGPWTLVSRRTRGGYANSKRWAILFSCLLTRAVHIKLIEEMSSSAFINAVRRFISLRGQVKIFWSDRGTNFIGAVDKLRIDSINVEDGPFRKFLYNSGTTWIFDPPHSFHMGGAWERMMGIASQEDTRLHVVKQYRKKPNT from the coding sequence ATGGACTGTCTTCAGCAAAATGAACCGGTACCAAAGTGCAGTCAGATAGCAAACCTCAATCCATTCTTGGACGAACAAGGGATACTACGAGTAGGAGGCCGAATAGTCAATTCTGACTTGAGTTTGAAAGAAAAGAAACCCATAATTGTACCAGGACGTCATCATATAGCAACGCTGTTAGTCAGACACTACCATGGTAAAGTCAGACATAAGGGCAGACACTTCACTGATGGAGTAGTTAGATCCGCTGGATTCTGGATTGTTGGAGGGAAACGCTTGATTTCATCATTCATTCACAAGTGTGTGACACGTCGTAAGCTAAGAGGAAAGACGGAGTGTCAAATCATGTCTGATTTACCAGAGGATCGTCTTGAGCCATCACCTCCATTTACAAATGTAGGAGTAGATGCCTTTGGACCATGGACACTAGTTTCACGTAGAACTCGCGGTGGATATGCTAACTCCAAGCGTTGGGCTATACTTTTTTCTTGCCTATTAACTAGAGCTGTTCATATCAAGCTTATTGAAGAAATGAGCTCCTCGGCTTTTATTAACGCCGTCAGACGATTTATATCTCTAAGAGGTCAAGTGAAAATATTCTGGTCCGACCGTGGAACTAATTTTATTGGTGCAGTCGACAAGCTGAGAATAGACTCTATTAACGTCGAGGATGGCCCTTTCAGGAAATTCTTGTACAATTCAGGAACTACTTGGATCTTTGATCCACCCCATTCCTTTCACATGGGAGGAGCATGGGAAAGGATGATGGGCATCGCATCACAGGAGGATACTAGACTCCATGTTGTTAAACAATACCGGAAAAAGCCTAACACATGA